The Methylocella tundrae genome contains the following window.
GCCATCGGCCCGGGCGGGCGCGATGAGAGCGGCAAGCTGATCCCTCTCGACGTGAAGGCCGGAGACAAGGTGCTTTTCGGCAAATGGTCGGGCACAGAGGTCAAGATCGACGGGCAGGACCTGCTCATCATGAAGGAAAGCGACATCCTCGGCGTCGTCGATTAACCCGGCGGCGCACGCACCCGTTTTATCCCCGCCAGGAG
Protein-coding sequences here:
- the groES gene encoding co-chaperone GroES, whose amino-acid sequence is MAFRPLHDRVVVKRLEGEEKTKGGIIIPDTAKEKPQEGEIIAIGPGGRDESGKLIPLDVKAGDKVLFGKWSGTEVKIDGQDLLIMKESDILGVVD